In the Ranitomeya imitator isolate aRanImi1 chromosome 2, aRanImi1.pri, whole genome shotgun sequence genome, aAGAAATATGTTGTTTCCCAGGTTCATGGTTAACTAACTTtattggcattcctttaacagtgttcgttacaccgGAACCCATAGTTTTTGGCTGTGACGTTTGGATATTCTTGGTAATAAGGATGGGTGAAGAAGATGAAGAACCTTGTGCCACGGATGTCTTGATAGTTACGGCCAGTGCAATCCTATTTATTTGTTTTAAACATCTTTTTATTGATTTTACACATACTGAGAACAAAGAAATAACAGATGGTGGTGTAGAAGAAGTTAAAGAGTGCTGAGCAGGCATTCTTTAGAAATTTAATAACATTGTTATAGAGGTACATCAAATATCAAAACCAATAGTCAATCATAATTATCTAACAAAGATATGGTATTCTACCAATAACCACAAGTCATTGTATAGCTATTGTTGATAGAATGCTGTAACAGTAATAGGTCAACTGACCACCTTTAACAGTATGAAATATAGTCATAAAAATGAGAGAGGGGGAGGAAAAAAGGAGGGAGGTTCTTTCCACGAGGAAAGAGAGAAGGAATCGGCGGGTTATAATGATCTATACATGGAATCTATCAGTGAGCAGTGTGGTACTCACTCGCCCGGGTAACCAACGGGCAGCCTGCACGTTtctcctcacagtctctgtaaGCGGCGGTGGTGTTGGTGCTTGAGCACGGGCTTGCTCTGTATGGATGATCCAGGGCCGCAGCATTCACTGGTCCCTGCTGTGCACTATCTggctctgcatggctctgctctgtgtgcCCGGCTCTGCTCTGCAGGCGACGGGGGCTCCTTCTATACGGCCCATCACCGCACCGGTACTCTGGTGGGGGAAGCAGAGCGCGCTGCTCACTGCTCTGCGTGCTGCTGCTCTCTGTGCTGCCCTCCAAACTGCTCTCCGGCGGCACCAGACTCCCTTGCTTTGAGCGATTTCTCCTCTTATGCCTCTGATGCTGTGCTCCCTATTCAGGCTCTCGCCAACCCCTTCACCAGGAGGAAGGTCAGGCTAACTCAGGTTTCCCTTAGGCAGCAGGGGAAGGTCCGCCCCCTTAAAGCttcccacccccccccccttctccccCGGGAACAGGGGAAGTAGCCTTTTTAGTTCCGGACCCGGCCTGCAGGTACCCGTGGTTTGGTCGACCTTCCTatactatcacacagtaaaaatgctttttagTAAAAAGTATTtttgtcgccatattctgagagctataagtgCAGTATAAGTGACAaaggcagatttattcttcgggttggtgcgattacagcaataccagatttatataggtttttttttaggttttgctgctgtcacacagtaaaaatgcCTTTCTATCAAAAGTTTtttgtcgccatattctgagagctataacttttttatttttggatgagcagagctgtatgagggcttatttttagcggGATGAGTTGCAGATTATTTTGGTACCAATTTgaggtacataatatttttttatcgctttttattcagatttttcagacataAAATTAACATAAACCAGTAATTAAGTTATTGGGTTGTATTGTGCTGTTCACTTTGCAGTAATTTAAAGCAAGAACACATGAGATATGCACACAGTGAACAAGCCACACCACCCAGAgactgaaaacacaaaaaaagcacagtaaaactaaaaaatactctgttgcaaaaaaatcacagtaaatagCAAGTGCTATTAAAAAATTGGACATTTCCTttttgaatcctgctcatacaggtattatacatatgaccaggtttttaaatacatcagatagggattacatacattagataggactgctctaatacggaTATACCTTGATGTtttgtagagcggcttaatatacattttttgcaaaaaacgtatcaaccaaataccctgtgtttttccatctttttaataGCACGTGctgtttactgtgatttttttttgcaacagagtattttttggttttactgtgcttttttgtgttttcgccTTGCAGTAAGACTGATAAGCCTAATTTGTTCATCAGGtcggtatgattacagcaataccagatttaaacatttttttttacattttgctgtttttacagactaaaaacaatagcttacaaaaatgaatttgtttttgcaacATCATATTCTGAAAGCTGTAACTTTTTAATTGATTTGCCAAATGAGTCATATTAGGGTTCCTTTTTTTTAAAACCGGCAATGAGGGAATAAATACCTTATCGACTACTGTTTTAATGCATTTCGTCAGTCATTAAGGTGTTAAActgaaattttaaattttttttattaaaaaataaattttgattatttaaattataattttataaaatatttttaaaatgttgccatatatacaagtcattatacaggacaaaatgtttcctaacatttttttcctgtaacatGCAATTTCTGGTGGGTTTGGAGTGTTTTATTGTCAGTcaaaaaagtggagtaaaagtgtgaaactactgttctcagcagtgatctgggagtcataaatgcttccagaggtcttccaCATGTTTTTTTCATTCCATTCACCATTTGTTTCatttatttcaacattttcactgcccccagatgTCTTTGTGGGGCTTGCCAGAAAAAAACTCAGATTTCcctttgactcccattatactcgttactcgaaacaagCAATCGAGTATTAGTAATTGTTCGGTTCGAcagacgagcacccgagcatttaagcgctcgctcatctctactgaacAACTCTCCAACTGCCTACTCCAATCATTGAATTTCTCCTCCAACACCTAACCATGAAGAAAGAACTTTCACTGGCAATTCTCAAGTGCCAGTGGCGAGAATATATACCAGAGGAGAGTGGCTAACCCAGAACAGCCGAGGCAATTCAAGATGAGAGCTGACAGAGCAAGGCAAACGTGctaggatggtgaagcagttctaatcagtgtGACCAAACACTGCGATCTTCTGGCCCTTCTCTGTTGTGGTTTTCCCGTGACAtcatattacacacagctctgaTATATATGCATATTTACATACACACGCAGCTCTGTTACATAtgcacatttgcatacatgtacactGTATATCAATTACCCCATTTTGCAGTTCCTTCCAGGTCATGCAATTGATTACATGATTGGAAAGGTTCTTGAACTAGTTGACTGTAAGGTTCTTTTACTGATCACTCAGGACATGCAGCCGCTGTGCAGGGCCTGGTACCTTCCTCTCCACCAATCAGTTAAATAAATCTGGGGCTGGAAGAGAGAGCAGTTTTCTCAGTGATTAGGAAGGACACTGTCTCAGCGTTCTCCTCTGCCATAGGAAGCTGCCTTCAATCTATAAGATGTACTTAATTATTAGCAAGAGTTTTTCTTGctgaaagtgtgtcttatagtccaaaatacGGGTAGCTCTACAGTAATTTCCCATTTCAATTTAATTATATGACTTTTTATAaggttttgtacaatttgtcaataacaacaagaacatgctttgcacatTGGGCCCAGGGCTAGTGTGATGTAAAATTCTCACGTGAGCCCTGGGTCCCTACACCGCTGTAACAGTATTTAATATTCCAAACAAGAAAAAGGTTTCTCCCatatgtgacttctctgatgtttattaagtgTTGATTtccgtgtaaaacatttcccacattaagaatatgaaaaaggtttctctcctgtgtggagtCTTTGATGACTAAgagatgatttcttcacaaaaGATTTTCCACATTCTCAGCAGGAAAAAGGCTCATCTCCTGTGTGGGATCCCTGTTGGCTTTTAAGTTGCGCTTTAcaattaaaatatttcccacattatgtatatgaaaatggcttcttccctgtgtgaattctctggtgcctaaccaaatctgatttctggttaaaacgtttcccacattctgaacatgaaaaaggcttctccccagtgtgggttctctgatgtctatcaagatgcgctttcagattaaaacatttcccacattctgaacatgaaaagggcttctcccctgtgtgagttctctggtggttaaccaaatctgatttctggttaaactgtttcccacattctgaacatgaaaaaggcttctcccctgtgtgagttcgttggtgtataacaagattccatttctggttaaaatatttcccacattctgaacatgaaaaaggcttcttccctgtgtgagttatCTGGTGCTTAATAAaatttgatttctgtgtaaaatgtttcccacattctgaacaggtaaaaggcttctcccctgtgtgaattctccaaTGTACAACAAAATTTGATTTcagtgtaaaatatttcccacattctgaacaggaaaatgacttctttgctttagaaGCAGTTTGTTGTTTAatacttattttgtgactttgattttccttattaTTTGGCAATGAATCTGAAGACAGGAACGGTTTCAACGGAtcggatgacagatctttgctctgaagggatgatggtatatctggagtaatggcattcacttcagttgtatcccgtgggatctcaagatcatctgatttaaaaattgaagatgtcagctgtccccctGATCtcttggtacagtcatctgctaagaataAAACAATTATATAAATTTTAAGAATATATTATAAAAAATGAATAGTTCAAAATTTctactgtcagcaggttttgctaagtAAATTACAGGCATTGTTATGTTCCCCCGTTATACTGATTTAAATGATACCTGGGATGAAGAAatacatcttgtggttcttgtgtaatcagtgtaagaaatattcagttaatgagatgctcgtgctccatggcgggactgtaggcagagtcttattttCCTGCCCTAAGCTACAGAAACCAaggaagacctgcccacaggcttcTCCAAAGCACAAACAAGTCTGTGTGTTTCTGTCTTTATCACGAGGAACAtttttgtgcttcggggcggcctatgGGCAGGTCTTTCTTTGGTTtaactggcttagagcaggaagacaaAACTCTACCGCAAGATGGATTTCCAcacccccaggtatcattttaaccagCATAACAGCGGCaacatgacaatgtctgtagtttacttagcaaaatcttgcAAACAAGTTCATTTTAAACTGTcagtaaaaatggcaagttatgttAAAAATTTGAATTATTCACCAAGATGACAGTAGAGAGTAGAGAAAACCTCATAGGCTGAATCAGTGGATCATGgttttcaactgtttgttcattctgcctcccaaatattgaaTGAAAAGCCACCAATGTCAGGTGAAAATAATACCAAAAACTATGGAATAAAAAGCAACCAAAGAATATACGTAGGtgaaaataatactaataaaaagtttgactcatctcacaaaaaaacaagtccccactctggCCCATCACCTGTCAATGGAAAACAGAGGTTTCCACATCATTTGTGCCTCAAAAGCTCTTGAAAAGCCACATGGCTTCAATAAACCAATTCAGTAATATCtgctctcccaaagtcaaatttTCCCCTCGCTTCTGGGCATAGGTGGGCTTCAGATTCCTGAGGAGCCCACTTTGAAAGATGAGTTTAAGGTGGTCCTTCACAGTAACACTACTATTACCAATGTGGCTGCACAACTAGGGGTCCTGCAGGCGGACATGTCTAAACTGCAGCATTCAATGCATGTAACTAAAGAAAGAATGGGAGAGGCTGAAAAGCGCATCAGCAATGCTGAGCACTATATAGCAAAAGCCGATAAATGCATGAGTGCTGCGATTTCTGCCATACAAGCGAAAATGtacgaccttgagaacaggtctagGCGCAATAACGTGCGGCTGATTGGAGTGCCAGAAAAGATGGAAGGAGTGGCGCTGACAGAGTTTTTTGAAATATGGCTAATAAACATTATTGGCTCTGACAAGTTGTCCCGCATGTATGCAAATGAAAGGGCCCATCGTGTTCCTACACATCACCTCCCCCCTGGACACCcagacaagtgctggttaaggtcctGCACTACCGTAACAGAGACTCAATTCTTAGACATGCCAGAGAGCATCCGGATCTCAAGATACATGGCTCCAGGATCTCTATATTTCCTGACTTTTCCATAGAAGTGCAGAAACAAAGGGCCAAATTTGTGAATATTAAGAGGAGGCTGAGGGAGCTGGGTGCTACCTACTCGATGTTGTACCCGGCCAAATTGAGAGTGGTCGCCGAGGGGGCAGTACAGTTTTTATGGAGGATAAGGAGGCACACAGATGGCTGGACAGCAACGGGCAACACCTGCGCCAGGCAAAATCAACAGACTCAGCAGGTTGACTGGGTCGCTCACCTTTCCTACTGCTGTATTTTTCGGAGTGTTCCGATGGCTTTTTTCCTCCTTGGTATTGATACTTTTATTTTCCGGTTTTTGGGATCGTGTTTATGGATCTCTGTTGGTTGAGTCTTTTTTGGAAGAATTGGAAACTCTGGTGACTTACTTGGCTGCAATCTTCAAGTCATGTGGAAGACATTTATATAATGCACGTCACTCTGATCACTGTTGTTATGTTTTCAGCTGTACTTGGATGAAAGAATGCAGGGCATACCATTTCGAGCAGTCCTGAAGGaaactgctctgcatgatttatggAGGATTTCGCATCCTGGTGTGTATAAGTATTTCTGTTTCTCGTCCTCCTTTGCATCTTTGTCGAGGATTGACCTGGCATTAGGCAATACTCAGATGTTGGGCCTCATTGGGGAAGTAACATACATGGCTAGAACGATATCGGATCATTCCCCCTAGTGTGACACTTGAGGGAGTGGGATCTGTACCTGTTAGAGGGTGCATATGGAGGCTGAACCCATTCTGGTTACAACTTATTGACCTGGACGGACATATAGGGGGTGATATTAGAAAGTACTTTAGAATTAATGCTGGGACAGCATCGGTTTTGATGGTTTGGGAAGCTATGAAGGCTTATTTTTGAGGGCTCTGCATTAAGGAGATATCCCGGGTAAAAGCAGAAACTGGCAGAAAGGATCAGATGTTGATTAGAGAATTGGAGGAAGCAGAGGAAGCAATAATCAATGATCAGTCCCCGGAGGCACAGGGAAGGTTGAAAGAAGGGCAGACTAGAGTGTGTCAGATGGCAATGAAAGTGGCAGAACGCAAGAGAATGTTTCAGAGTTTCACCAAGAGTAAATAACATGGGTGGTGCTGGAAATAATCAGATAATACTAATAAAGCCTCATTAAGACAAGATTAATTGCATGGACATTTGAAGTTCACATGATCAACGCCTGTTTGCTTTTACCTAGAATGGAATGCCACATGATGGATAATGATGTTTTCACTTGTAATAAAGAGTTTCGATGACAGATGGCATGCACGCAGTAAGAATGTGTTCGCCCATTCTAAAGGGTATGTAACAGGAGCATCTGTTCAATAAATGTTATGGCTTCTTGTACAGACACAACCTGGCTCTGTGTGAATCCATCTGCTCGAGCATCCTGATAATTTGACATCCATCCAATATACTTTATGGTCTACTTGAGAACAACCTAACACCATCCAGAGCAGAGCAGACTATATACCTGGTGAGAGTTGTATTCCATCCTCAAACTGCATCTGGACCTCAGTAAATGGTAAAATGACTTTCCATGTCCCCTGCCTTATTACTCTGCACCATCTACTTCCATGAGTATCCCTGGTGGCCAGCCCTAGTTGAAGGAGGTTAAACACCTGCACTGCCATGATCACCTACCCTCAGTGATGATCTGCAGTGCCGGCCATCTTAGAGCCGAACACTCCAACTGGCATCATGAACTCTTCTTTCTAATTTATGctttcctttttatttttgatCCCTATTTCAAAGTCCCTGGAGCATAGTGGGGCATGGCCGCCATCCCCATGACCCCCACAATCCAACGCTGCCCGGCGACCTGAGTACCCCGCTCTGGGCAATACACATGCATTGGATGGAACCCAGTGGcaagtgcacctgcatatggtctcaaaatgggtctaaggatctcatcctggtacctaatggcagccaaGGTACCTCTGGcgaccacatggagggctgtgcggccctccaagtaAATActtctccacaccattactgacccactggcaAACCGGTCATGTTGGAGGATGTAGCGGCAGCAAAACGCTCTGCAtgttgtctccagactctgtcacatgtgctcagccatgaagagcacagggcaccaatgtcaAATCTGTCAATCTCtgcgttctctggcaaatgccaatcaccctgcacggtgttgggctgtaagtacGACACGCACTTGTGGGCATTGGGCCCTCATGCCACCCACATGGGGTCTGTTTCtgtcagtttgtgcagacacatgaatgtttttggcctactggaggtcatcttgcagggctcaggcactgctcctccttgcgcaaaggaggaggtagtggtcctgctgctgagttgttgccctcctatggcctgatgtactggcctgtctcctggtatctgctccatgctctggacactgtgatgACAGACACAGCAtacctttcttgccacagcttgcattgatgtgacatcctggatgagttgcaacACCTGAGCAACTACTGTGGGTTTCACTCTAGACACCTTCTCATGCGACTGTACTTCTAGGGCTGAGAGCAAtggcaaaatgcaaaagtgaccaaaacaactggcaaaaaagatgagaacagagaaattgcCTGTggccaccccctgcagaaccaatcTTTTATAGGGGGTTTCTTtgactatcatttctacctgttgtcggtTCTATTTGAACAACAGCAGGCAAAATAGATTCACAAAAGTGTGATTGACTGAGTTACATTGCgttgtttaagtgtcccctttattttttttgagcggtATATATTGTGTCCAGAGAGACTCTTAAAGTCTATGGTAGCAGGTGGCGATATTGGCCAGATATCTGGGATAACCGTGGTTCACCATCTGCTCCTTTCCTCCCGATCCCTGTGTTTCTTGGTCTCGTCTTTATTCCTGTTTAAGCAACATTTTAAGAATGGGATTTGATAAATAGATTTAATCTCTTTTGAATGTCAATATCCCTATTGGATAGGAATAGATATAGAATTGTAGTTAAAAAGAGGTAACGCGTTAAGTAATCTACCAACTCCTCGAATGTgtaagaaaaataaacaaaaaaagggtTTATCTGAAAAAGGTTTTTTAAAAGTGGAAATAATTGTAATTTATGAATATACGGTAAAAAAGGAAAGGAATTGATATGACAAACGGAAAGGATATTGTATAAAAACCTTTATAAACTTCAACTTGCATCAT is a window encoding:
- the LOC138663629 gene encoding oocyte zinc finger protein XlCOF8.4-like isoform X2, producing the protein MDMDRDKMAERILHLTLEILFRLTGEDYTVVKKTSSERCQDPVSEGWGRPLSPMTWPPPHPLIHEDINDQKILELAYKMIELLTGEVPIRCQDVAVYFSMEEWEYLEGHRDLYKDVMMEVPQPLTSPDLSSKMTTPERCPRPLLPQDCKQEDPNVPQDHQGEDLTHISTTETYVRGDERCKEEIPTYDYPDDCTKRSGGQLTSSIFKSDDLEIPRDTTEVNAITPDIPSSLQSKDLSSDPLKPFLSSDSLPNNKENQSHKISIKQQTASKAKKSFSCSECGKYFTLKSNFVVHWRIHTGEKPFTCSECGKHFTQKSNFIKHQITHTGKKPFSCSECGKYFNQKWNLVIHQRTHTGEKPFSCSECGKQFNQKSDLVNHQRTHTGEKPFSCSECGKCFNLKAHLDRHQRTHTGEKPFSCSECGKRFNQKSDLVRHQRIHTGKKPFSYT
- the LOC138663629 gene encoding oocyte zinc finger protein XlCOF8.4-like isoform X1 translates to MDMDRDKMAERILHLTLEILFRLTGEDYTVVKKTSSERCQDPVSEGWGRPLSPMTWPPPHPLIHEDINDQKILELAYKMIELLTGEVPIRCQDVAVYFSMEEWEYLEGHRDLYKDVMMEVPQPLTSPDLSSKMTTPERCPRPLLPQDCKQEDPNVPQDHQGEDLTHISTTETYVRGDERCKEEIPTYDYPADDCTKRSGGQLTSSIFKSDDLEIPRDTTEVNAITPDIPSSLQSKDLSSDPLKPFLSSDSLPNNKENQSHKISIKQQTASKAKKSFSCSECGKYFTLKSNFVVHWRIHTGEKPFTCSECGKHFTQKSNFIKHQITHTGKKPFSCSECGKYFNQKWNLVIHQRTHTGEKPFSCSECGKQFNQKSDLVNHQRTHTGEKPFSCSECGKCFNLKAHLDRHQRTHTGEKPFSCSECGKRFNQKSDLVRHQRIHTGKKPFSYT